In one Streptomyces sp. R33 genomic region, the following are encoded:
- a CDS encoding RHS repeat-associated core domain-containing protein, producing MPSTYTLAFAYGEPDPRTGMRTTTTTTPDGNVRRYVVDKAYRIVESRDPLGSVTRSTYDARGRLVALTDPLQRTTVFGRDDEGRLVTVVRPDGRELITEYDEAGRPVLQTEADRTSWRFTYDERGNRTSRTSPVGATIRYTYDASGGISSVTDALGATTRVRCDRAGLPVQITDPVGAVTRYERDELGRPVRITDALGKTTVLEWTTEGRIARRTDPDGSSQSWTYDGEGNCIRHTDALGGTTVVEYGEFDVVKARTGPDGARHTFVHDARLRLSEVINPHGLSWRYTYDAAGMPESETDFDGRTVRYVHDAAGRLVTRVNAAGQAVRVEYDLLDNRILKDVDGAVTRYEYDYSDRVAAITGAEGTLTYLRDRFGRTREETADGRTLLRTYDELSRVTSRTTPSGARAEWTYDAAGRRSGLTSSGRRITFERDALGRETGRRIGDAAALGLQRDELGRLTEQQLTGADGILLQRRGYAYRADGYLVGVEDELSGARTYALDPVGRVTAVSAHDWSERYAYDAAGNQTEAVWPAAHPGGPDATGPRTYEGTRLTGAGRVRYEYDAMGRITLRQRTRLSRKPDTWRYDWDAEDRLKAVTTPDGTLWRYAYDALGRRSAKRRMAADGVTVAEEVTFVWDGMTLCEQTTTSADLPHTVTLTWDHDGLQPLAQTERLADADGREIDSRFFGIVTDLVGTPTELVDEAGGIAWRTRSALWGTTTWNADANAYTPLRFPGQYFDPESGLHYNCLRYYDPETARYLSVDPLGLGPAPNPVAYVSNPHTWSDPLGLSPCPPKGEKSNPFKLRSDAERAAFDAAGVPFGTTPDAEWIVMGDKTLKNMPGHVYSSDPTHWGNFRQFETPNGSRVVVEHTDDPAGPHFHAGGPKGSTIEDQSRSGVNFGWDNTVDGYGTMERYRAIDKPGGDHHFFYEEK from the coding sequence GTGCCCAGCACTTATACGCTGGCGTTCGCTTACGGTGAGCCCGACCCGCGGACCGGCATGCGCACCACCACCACGACCACACCCGACGGGAATGTGCGCCGCTACGTGGTGGACAAGGCGTACCGCATCGTAGAGAGCCGCGATCCACTGGGCTCGGTGACCCGTTCCACCTACGACGCCCGAGGTCGGCTGGTCGCCCTCACCGATCCGCTGCAGCGGACCACCGTCTTCGGCCGTGACGACGAAGGCAGGCTGGTCACCGTCGTGCGCCCGGACGGCCGGGAGCTCATCACCGAGTACGACGAGGCGGGGCGCCCCGTGCTCCAGACCGAGGCCGACCGCACCTCGTGGCGGTTCACCTACGACGAGCGCGGCAACCGCACCTCCCGCACCAGCCCGGTCGGGGCCACGATTCGCTACACGTACGACGCCTCGGGCGGCATTTCGTCCGTGACCGATGCGCTCGGAGCCACGACCCGCGTTCGCTGCGACCGCGCCGGCCTGCCCGTCCAGATCACCGACCCGGTCGGGGCGGTCACCCGCTACGAACGGGACGAGCTGGGGCGGCCGGTGCGGATCACGGACGCGCTCGGCAAGACCACCGTGCTGGAGTGGACGACGGAGGGCCGGATCGCGCGGCGCACCGACCCCGATGGTTCCTCCCAGTCCTGGACGTACGACGGCGAGGGCAACTGCATCCGCCACACCGACGCGCTCGGCGGGACAACAGTCGTCGAGTACGGCGAGTTCGACGTCGTGAAAGCCCGTACCGGTCCGGACGGCGCCCGCCACACCTTCGTCCACGACGCACGACTGCGTCTGTCCGAGGTGATCAACCCGCACGGACTCAGCTGGCGATACACGTACGACGCCGCCGGAATGCCGGAGTCGGAGACCGACTTCGACGGCCGCACCGTGCGGTACGTCCACGATGCGGCCGGGCGATTGGTCACCCGGGTCAATGCGGCGGGCCAAGCAGTCCGCGTGGAATACGACCTCCTCGACAACCGCATCCTGAAGGACGTCGACGGCGCCGTCACCCGGTACGAGTACGACTACTCCGATCGCGTTGCGGCGATCACCGGCGCCGAGGGGACCCTGACGTACCTCCGCGACCGCTTCGGACGTACCCGCGAGGAGACCGCCGACGGCCGGACGCTCCTGCGCACCTACGACGAGCTGAGCCGCGTGACCTCCCGGACCACGCCTTCCGGAGCAAGGGCTGAATGGACGTATGACGCAGCCGGCCGGCGAAGCGGGCTGACCTCCTCCGGACGCCGGATCACCTTCGAACGGGATGCGCTGGGCCGCGAAACGGGCCGCCGCATCGGCGACGCGGCGGCCCTGGGCCTTCAGCGTGACGAGCTCGGCCGCTTGACGGAACAGCAGCTGACCGGCGCCGACGGCATCCTGCTCCAGCGGCGCGGCTACGCGTACCGGGCCGACGGGTACCTGGTGGGCGTGGAGGACGAACTGTCGGGCGCCCGGACGTACGCGCTGGACCCGGTCGGCAGGGTCACCGCGGTGAGCGCCCACGACTGGAGCGAGCGATACGCCTACGACGCCGCAGGCAACCAGACGGAAGCCGTCTGGCCGGCCGCTCACCCGGGCGGCCCCGACGCCACCGGGCCGCGCACGTACGAGGGCACCCGGCTCACCGGCGCGGGCCGCGTCCGGTACGAGTACGACGCCATGGGCAGGATCACGCTCCGCCAGCGCACCCGGCTCTCGCGCAAGCCCGACACCTGGCGCTACGACTGGGACGCAGAAGACCGGCTCAAGGCGGTCACCACCCCCGACGGCACGCTGTGGCGCTACGCCTACGACGCCCTCGGCCGGCGCAGTGCCAAGCGCCGCATGGCCGCGGACGGTGTCACCGTGGCCGAGGAGGTCACCTTCGTCTGGGACGGGATGACTCTGTGCGAGCAGACGACGACCTCGGCGGACCTGCCGCACACGGTCACCTTGACCTGGGACCACGACGGCCTCCAGCCGCTCGCCCAGACCGAGAGACTGGCCGATGCGGACGGACGGGAGATCGACAGCCGCTTCTTCGGGATCGTCACCGACCTGGTTGGCACGCCGACGGAACTCGTCGACGAAGCGGGTGGGATCGCGTGGCGCACGCGTAGCGCCCTGTGGGGAACAACGACCTGGAACGCGGACGCGAACGCCTACACGCCGCTCCGCTTCCCCGGGCAGTACTTCGACCCTGAATCGGGTCTGCATTACAACTGCTTGCGGTACTACGACCCCGAGACCGCCCGCTACCTGTCGGTCGACCCCCTCGGCCTCGGCCCCGCGCCCAATCCGGTCGCCTACGTCTCCAACCCGCACACCTGGTCCGATCCGCTGGGCCTCAGCCCGTGCCCGCCCAAGGGCGAGAAGAGCAACCCGTTCAAGCTGCGGTCCGACGCCGAGCGTGCGGCGTTCGACGCCGCAGGAGTCCCTTTCGGGACCACTCCTGATGCCGAATGGATCGTCATGGGTGACAAGACTCTGAAGAACATGCCCGGACACGTCTACTCAAGCGATCCCACTCACTGGGGCAACTTCCGGCAGTTCGAAACGCCGAACGGCTCCCGCGTCGTCGTCGAGCACACCGATGATCCCGCCGGACCGCACTTCCACGCGGGCGGCCCGAAGGGCAGCACGATCGAGGACCAGTCGCGCTCCGGAGTGAATTTCGGCTGGGACAACACGGTCGACGGCTACGGGACAATGGAGCGCTACCGAGCCATCGACAAGCCCGGTGGAGACCACCACTTCTTTTACGAGGAGAAATGA
- a CDS encoding ABC transporter ATP-binding protein, with the protein MRTDLHDQKTAAVEVKDLHYSIGDRRLLNGLSLSVAAGSSVAVTGPSGSGKTTLLCSLSGLIPASSGVIRIAGVDISQASAGERAAMRLRTVGTVYQFGELIPELSPLENAALPVLLAGGNAKKAYADAQSLLDELGVLESSSKNTASLSGGERQRVAVARALIGRPSVVLADEPTGSLDQRTGDVVADLLFDLPTRFQCALIVVTHNPQIAARADRTLELTEGRLLTDSEGRR; encoded by the coding sequence ATGAGAACCGACCTGCACGATCAAAAGACGGCCGCAGTAGAAGTGAAAGATCTGCACTACAGCATCGGTGATCGCCGTCTTCTGAACGGGCTGTCCCTCAGTGTTGCTGCCGGGTCATCCGTGGCGGTGACCGGCCCCAGCGGCTCGGGGAAGACGACTCTCCTCTGCAGCCTCAGCGGTCTGATCCCCGCCTCGTCCGGTGTCATCCGCATCGCCGGCGTCGACATCTCCCAGGCATCTGCAGGCGAGCGAGCCGCAATGCGACTGCGCACCGTGGGCACCGTCTATCAGTTCGGTGAGCTGATACCCGAACTGTCGCCCCTGGAGAATGCCGCACTACCGGTCCTGCTCGCCGGCGGCAACGCGAAGAAGGCATACGCGGACGCACAGAGCCTGCTGGACGAACTCGGCGTACTGGAATCCTCATCCAAGAACACCGCATCACTGTCGGGCGGAGAGCGTCAGCGTGTCGCCGTCGCCCGCGCACTCATCGGCAGGCCTTCTGTGGTTTTGGCGGACGAACCCACTGGCTCCCTCGACCAGCGGACGGGCGACGTCGTCGCTGATCTGCTGTTCGACCTGCCCACCCGCTTTCAGTGTGCGCTGATCGTGGTCACCCACAATCCCCAGATTGCAGCCCGTGCCGACCGGACGCTTGAACTCACCGAAGGACGCCTCCTTACGGACTCGGAGGGCCGCAGGTGA
- a CDS encoding helix-turn-helix domain-containing protein, which yields MSDEETETHEIHVHLDRLLAERDMTLAELAARVGVTNVNLSILKNNRAKAIRFTTLTSICRVLGCQPGDLLSYGPVRSDVQAG from the coding sequence ATGTCCGACGAGGAAACCGAGACCCACGAAATCCACGTGCATCTCGACCGTCTCCTCGCCGAACGGGACATGACGCTGGCGGAACTCGCCGCTCGCGTAGGCGTGACCAATGTCAATCTGTCCATCCTCAAGAACAATCGCGCAAAAGCGATCCGCTTCACAACCCTCACGAGCATCTGCCGAGTGCTCGGCTGCCAGCCGGGCGACCTGCTCAGCTACGGCCCGGTGCGCAGTGATGTCCAGGCTGGATAA
- a CDS encoding DUF2975 domain-containing protein, with protein MSEDRKLLEPLSTVVSGVLRLLVGVLAISVVLSLFNSDTAFWSGPGNCVTADWISGSSSAADAMFSARNGAHVSAVPQYCAEHPSNYQHLLRVLGGVPALALLIGGLILLNRLLQSAARDGVYTTQTVSRLHLLGWWLLLGSVFAEVVEAGARAALLATLTDNVTFSAEAVLHTSAFPYLTVLTALGVLTFARIMRVGAGMREDLEGTV; from the coding sequence GTGAGTGAGGACCGGAAGCTCCTTGAGCCCCTGTCCACAGTGGTCTCGGGCGTACTTCGCCTGCTGGTCGGCGTCCTCGCGATCAGTGTTGTCCTGAGCCTCTTCAACAGCGACACCGCATTCTGGAGCGGACCGGGCAACTGTGTCACCGCTGACTGGATCTCAGGCAGCTCGAGCGCTGCCGACGCCATGTTCAGCGCTCGAAACGGGGCGCACGTCTCAGCAGTCCCGCAGTACTGCGCCGAACACCCCAGTAACTACCAGCATCTGCTGAGAGTGCTCGGTGGCGTACCGGCGCTCGCTCTGTTGATCGGCGGCCTCATCCTGCTCAACCGCCTGCTGCAGTCGGCCGCCCGAGACGGCGTCTACACCACACAAACCGTCTCCAGGCTGCACCTGCTGGGCTGGTGGCTGCTGCTCGGCAGCGTGTTTGCGGAAGTCGTCGAAGCCGGCGCCCGCGCAGCCCTGCTTGCGACGCTGACCGACAACGTCACATTCTCGGCCGAAGCGGTACTTCACACATCGGCATTCCCCTACCTCACAGTCCTGACCGCCCTAGGGGTGCTCACGTTCGCACGGATCATGCGTGTGGGGGCCGGCATGCGCGAGGACCTCGAAGGGACTGTCTGA
- a CDS encoding DIP1984 family protein: MKLGEALAKRAEAARRVEQLRARIVANARHQEGETPAEDPAVLLAEVTETLDTLESLIRSINRTNAAVDMGADGTLTDALARRDTLRLRHSVLTSAADAAAGSGERGYGRQLRSELIVLPALPVAELRARADDAAREIREIDVRIQRTNWEADLLD, encoded by the coding sequence ATGAAGCTCGGCGAAGCCCTGGCGAAGCGCGCCGAAGCGGCCCGCCGTGTCGAACAGCTGCGGGCCCGCATCGTGGCCAACGCCCGCCACCAAGAGGGCGAGACCCCCGCTGAAGACCCGGCCGTGCTGCTCGCCGAGGTCACCGAGACCCTCGACACGCTCGAGTCCCTGATCCGGAGCATCAACCGGACCAACGCCGCCGTCGACATGGGCGCCGACGGCACCCTCACCGACGCCCTCGCCCGCCGCGACACCCTGCGCCTGCGTCACTCCGTGCTCACCTCGGCTGCCGACGCCGCCGCCGGCAGCGGGGAACGAGGCTACGGCCGCCAGCTGCGCTCCGAGCTGATCGTGCTCCCCGCGCTGCCCGTCGCCGAACTGCGCGCTCGCGCCGACGACGCCGCCCGCGAGATCCGTGAAATCGACGTACGCATCCAGCGCACCAACTGGGAGGCCGACCTCCTGGACTGA
- a CDS encoding serine protease codes for MAAAPPGIPTGVHFDGLPMVGTFFFDGKPVGGNSTYCTGSVVRSQGKNLVLTAGHCANGLLDASHRIFVPQYHQGRSAANQPAGIFPVAAIYRDPRYPRNETTKSYLSDLDFSFVTLTPNDRGSAENLTGALTFTPTPTYENNVRVVGYPSSNSVNPKHQAITCDVPTSRLYPFRQMKMECGGYYGGVSGSPWIKDYDAKTRTGQVIGNVGGYNGGGNDAEAHWVSYSPIYGKDAQDLYNDANNGVDPSAVKRPNPYQAPTDGPVLPGSGETWKHAKQISAGNFSGTGHSDLLVIWTDGEVTLYPGDGNGGFRPERQLLAPNAGWKPVATITAGDFTGSNQFDLMVRWDDGRMTLHGDVGSNGLGAGVEMAPPGSIWSHATQIAAGRFNAATYVTDLMVRWSDGELSLFTNVGAGTLGQEYKLKDPNSTWKEATLLTSGQFSGNQKWDLMVRWDSGALNNYVGTTTGGLGSEQPIHGPNKTWTHSVIMTTGQFTSDGLTNDLMIRWTDGETTLYQDTRMNSLGTERMISPPA; via the coding sequence ATGGCCGCCGCCCCTCCGGGCATCCCCACAGGGGTCCACTTCGACGGACTTCCGATGGTCGGTACGTTCTTCTTCGACGGCAAACCGGTCGGAGGCAATTCGACGTACTGCACCGGCAGTGTGGTGCGCAGCCAGGGCAAGAATCTGGTCCTCACCGCTGGCCACTGTGCGAACGGTCTGCTCGACGCGAGTCACCGAATCTTCGTACCGCAGTACCACCAGGGCCGGTCTGCTGCCAACCAACCGGCTGGGATCTTCCCCGTCGCAGCCATCTACAGAGACCCCCGGTACCCTCGCAACGAGACCACGAAGAGCTACCTGTCTGACCTGGACTTTTCCTTCGTCACCCTTACCCCGAATGACAGGGGATCTGCCGAGAATCTCACGGGAGCCCTCACCTTCACCCCCACGCCGACGTACGAGAACAACGTGAGGGTGGTCGGCTACCCGTCCAGCAACTCGGTCAACCCCAAGCACCAGGCCATCACGTGTGACGTGCCCACGAGCCGTCTATACCCGTTCCGTCAGATGAAGATGGAGTGTGGCGGATACTACGGCGGCGTTTCCGGCAGTCCTTGGATCAAGGATTACGACGCAAAAACTCGCACCGGTCAGGTGATCGGGAACGTCGGCGGCTACAACGGCGGCGGCAACGACGCCGAAGCCCACTGGGTCTCGTACTCGCCGATCTACGGCAAGGACGCCCAAGACCTCTACAACGACGCCAACAACGGCGTCGACCCGTCTGCGGTCAAGCGACCGAACCCTTACCAGGCCCCGACGGACGGCCCCGTCCTGCCGGGCAGCGGCGAAACCTGGAAACATGCCAAGCAGATTTCCGCCGGAAACTTCTCCGGTACAGGTCACAGCGATCTGCTCGTCATCTGGACCGACGGAGAAGTCACGCTCTACCCCGGTGACGGCAACGGCGGCTTCCGCCCCGAACGGCAGCTGCTGGCGCCCAACGCAGGCTGGAAGCCGGTCGCCACCATCACCGCCGGCGACTTCACCGGCTCCAACCAGTTCGACCTCATGGTCCGCTGGGACGACGGCAGAATGACCCTGCACGGCGACGTCGGCTCCAACGGCCTTGGCGCCGGCGTCGAAATGGCTCCCCCAGGGTCCATCTGGAGCCACGCCACCCAGATAGCCGCCGGACGCTTCAACGCCGCCACCTACGTCACCGATCTGATGGTGCGCTGGTCCGACGGCGAGCTCAGCCTGTTCACCAACGTGGGCGCCGGCACCCTGGGCCAGGAATACAAGCTCAAGGACCCCAACAGCACGTGGAAGGAAGCCACACTGCTGACCTCCGGGCAGTTCTCCGGCAATCAGAAGTGGGACCTCATGGTCCGCTGGGACAGCGGCGCGCTCAACAACTACGTCGGCACCACAACCGGCGGCCTGGGCAGCGAGCAGCCCATCCACGGCCCCAACAAGACCTGGACCCACAGCGTCATCATGACCACCGGACAGTTCACCAGTGACGGTCTCACCAACGATCTCATGATCCGCTGGACTGACGGCGAAACCACCCTGTACCAGGACACCCGGATGAACAGCCTCGGCACCGAGCGGATGATCTCCCCGCCAGCCTGA
- a CDS encoding IS5 family transposase (programmed frameshift), with translation MTDLVERLVPDELWVLFRRVVPPTEVIRPQGGGRRRAGDREALAAIIFVATSGCTWRQLPPVFGPSWQTVYRRFAQWSRARVWARLHRVILDELGARGDLDWSRCAIDSVSLRAAKGGPLTGPNPTDRGKPGSKIHLITDRNGLPISLGISSANMHDSLGLEPLVRGIPPIRSRRGPRRRRPAKLHADKGYDYPHLRRWLRKRGIRHRIARKGIESSKRLGRHRWVVERTVSWLAGCRRLHRRYERKAEHFLAFVGIAAALICHRRLTK, from the exons ATGACGGACTTGGTTGAGCGGCTGGTGCCGGATGAGTTGTGGGTCCTGTTTCGGCGGGTGGTGCCGCCGACTGAGGTGATACGCCCGCAGGGCGGGGGCCGACGGCGGGCGGGTGACCGCGAGGCGCTGGCGGCAATCATCTTCGTGGCGACGTCGGGCTGCACGTGGCGGCAGCTCCCGCCGGTGTTCGGCCCGAGCTGGCAGACGGTCTACCGACGCTTCGCCCAGTGGAGCAGGGCCCGTGTCTGGGCTCGGCTCCACCGAGTGATCCTCGACGAACTCGGAGCTCGAGGCGATCTGGACTGGTCTCGGTGCGCGATCGACTCCGTCAGTCTCAGGGCCGCAAAAGGGGGCC CACTGACAGGACCGAATCCGACCGACCGCGGCAAGCCGGGATCGAAAATCCACCTGATCACCGACCGGAATGGACTGCCGATCTCGCTGGGGATCTCGAGCGCCAACATGCACGACAGTCTCGGCCTTGAACCGCTCGTGCGCGGGATCCCGCCCATCCGGTCCCGCCGCGGCCCACGGCGACGAAGGCCGGCGAAGTTGCACGCCGACAAGGGGTACGACTATCCCCATCTGCGTCGATGGCTACGCAAACGCGGCATCCGCCATCGCATCGCGCGCAAGGGGATCGAGTCCTCAAAGCGGCTCGGCCGACACCGCTGGGTCGTTGAGAGAACCGTGTCCTGGCTCGCCGGCTGCCGTCGGCTCCACCGCCGATACGAGCGCAAGGCCGAACACTTCCTCGCCTTTGTTGGCATAGCCGCTGCCCTGATCTGCCACCGCCGCCTCACCAAATGA
- a CDS encoding helix-turn-helix domain-containing protein translates to MPSYPHQLFTAPVSAIDADMVRSFLDLRIGESFTIDYKRNVDAVTETVAAMANSYGGIVLVGVDNGPKNQNLPGPLSGVRPSDKDKLVTKTVTVFDPFGWCPDVIPVEIDGGDALGRLHRPRPGPAAPAVQGHCQGPCGWQE, encoded by the coding sequence ATGCCTTCGTACCCGCATCAACTGTTCACAGCGCCCGTTTCGGCCATCGACGCAGACATGGTTCGTAGTTTCCTCGACCTGCGGATTGGGGAGAGCTTCACGATCGACTACAAGCGGAACGTCGATGCGGTCACCGAAACGGTCGCCGCGATGGCCAACAGCTACGGCGGGATCGTGCTGGTCGGTGTCGACAACGGTCCGAAGAACCAGAACCTTCCAGGCCCACTGAGCGGCGTGCGGCCGTCCGACAAGGACAAGCTCGTCACCAAGACGGTCACAGTGTTCGACCCGTTTGGATGGTGCCCGGACGTCATCCCAGTTGAGATCGACGGGGGCGACGCGCTTGGTCGTCTGCATCGACCCCGACCAGGCCCCGCGGCCCCTGCTGTACAGGGGCACTGTCAAGGTCCGTGTGGATGGCAGGAATGA
- a CDS encoding replication-relaxation family protein — MTTKGLEAASYELGRPLTEMGSTARGAGSSGATHPMAVNETVIAMLRPKPDLRLLTREPAEAKAAAQAAVNAPAGIGTIASYATEVPLPATGTWGAPGKGGVQADIVLTAPQDGIPLLFIEVDNCHETAEEIAAKLLKYSRFFKRQIKDTDGKDKPMWRTRWMARVAERGEAPHPPVLIVFNHIGARDPNRTVPRLQELTRPLWAGEPADGFSSYDRKIPIIATGLRNLREHGPNGPVFLRFGRTHMQPLRDAIGNPRRDAALARRAERARAQQAEYKEQLRRAAEQKRAEREAARPACAGCGTKFDNDRWQTTRLSPAPGYRWDPTLCEPCEAKTVAAADQAERDRLEAEAAATAEKARGWRSRFRPGQAP, encoded by the coding sequence CTGACCACCAAGGGCCTGGAGGCCGCCTCCTACGAGCTCGGGCGCCCGCTCACGGAGATGGGCTCCACCGCCCGTGGTGCGGGCTCCAGCGGGGCCACCCACCCCATGGCCGTCAACGAGACGGTCATCGCGATGCTCCGCCCGAAGCCCGACCTCCGGCTGCTGACCCGGGAGCCGGCGGAGGCCAAGGCGGCCGCGCAGGCCGCCGTCAACGCCCCGGCCGGTATTGGCACGATCGCCTCGTACGCGACGGAGGTCCCGCTGCCCGCCACCGGCACGTGGGGTGCGCCGGGCAAGGGCGGCGTCCAGGCCGACATCGTGCTCACCGCCCCGCAGGACGGGATCCCGCTGTTGTTCATCGAGGTCGACAACTGCCACGAGACCGCCGAGGAGATCGCGGCAAAGCTGTTGAAGTACTCCAGGTTCTTCAAGCGGCAGATTAAGGACACCGACGGCAAGGACAAGCCGATGTGGCGCACCCGCTGGATGGCCCGCGTCGCGGAGCGAGGGGAGGCCCCGCACCCGCCCGTGCTGATCGTCTTCAACCACATCGGCGCCCGCGACCCCAACCGCACCGTCCCGCGGCTGCAGGAGCTGACCCGGCCGCTGTGGGCGGGCGAGCCGGCCGACGGGTTCAGCAGCTACGACCGGAAGATCCCGATCATCGCGACAGGCCTGCGCAACCTGCGCGAGCACGGCCCCAACGGACCTGTCTTCCTCCGCTTCGGCCGCACCCACATGCAGCCCCTGCGCGACGCGATCGGCAACCCCCGCCGCGACGCCGCCCTCGCCCGCAGAGCGGAGCGGGCGCGAGCACAGCAGGCGGAGTACAAGGAGCAGCTGCGCCGCGCGGCCGAGCAGAAGAGGGCCGAGCGCGAGGCCGCCCGCCCTGCCTGCGCCGGCTGCGGGACGAAGTTCGACAACGACCGATGGCAGACCACCCGCCTCTCTCCGGCGCCGGGCTACCGGTGGGACCCGACGCTGTGCGAGCCGTGCGAGGCCAAGACCGTCGCGGCCGCGGACCAGGCCGAACGCGACCGCCTGGAGGCGGAGGCCGCCGCGACCGCCGAGAAGGCACGCGGCTGGCGCTCCCGCTTCCGCCCCGGGCAAGCTCCCTGA
- a CDS encoding FtsX-like permease family protein, translated as MAEQSQEAVALWLERPDYVDGQAISVIFLEPLQPDASPPPGLERWPEKGEAFLSPQAAKHAAGTLVSRYGTMGGTIGRTGLTEPNELLVYTRSPIEGIFGETSHRTRITGFGHPNSQFIDYFTVSHQFERPSGDLWILLLLFTVLPAAASLMVVVRGGAELRDRRISMLEALGASPAARLLVVTGEAAAPVLAGSLLAAAAAWATTLWDTALPFTRYTVSAGDVASLRIWMPLLILAAATLVLGISALRYAIPPKRTTTRPQQTRATPGRTVSVLSAIGSSLCLYGTWRADGPGRVVFFFGVILVLAVLPVLAGRLSGSLGAAIASHSLRRGDAAGLIAGRWLAARPVVLAVLSAAMIVGLGLTTLGQVVTSQLEGPEIVAKRLAGVNNRNAVLIKASGDPSRFDQLRQQLPGHPTALIYREGGRTTLSADCNSLAFFGTLTTCPTAVTELTGAIPTVETTPRTALAVLGLSPDMVSITTQRPNITDPANVSLVVFNTSGAIGADQIWDAAYRTLGFPMLDVPVESGMLGAQARSDYVKWVLDAALIGLLALVLAGIVGAASVFDDQARSLGPVASFRSDRNFYLRVALWNLSVPLAVVGAGAGVATYLLGQMLLSIGDGGELSAGLVAAGSLSIAIGGVIIAVICAEIATRRSRIWRPTND; from the coding sequence ATGGCTGAGCAGAGCCAAGAAGCAGTGGCCCTGTGGCTGGAGCGCCCGGACTACGTCGATGGTCAGGCCATATCGGTCATCTTCCTGGAGCCACTCCAGCCGGATGCCAGTCCGCCGCCAGGCCTTGAGAGGTGGCCTGAGAAGGGTGAGGCCTTTCTTTCACCTCAGGCTGCGAAGCATGCGGCAGGAACTCTCGTCTCCCGCTACGGCACGATGGGTGGGACCATCGGGCGAACGGGCCTCACCGAACCCAATGAGCTGCTCGTGTACACCCGGTCCCCCATCGAAGGAATCTTCGGCGAGACGAGTCACAGAACACGCATAACAGGCTTCGGGCATCCGAACTCTCAGTTCATCGACTACTTCACCGTGAGCCACCAGTTCGAACGCCCCTCCGGCGACCTCTGGATACTCCTCCTGCTGTTCACCGTGCTGCCGGCCGCTGCCTCCCTCATGGTCGTGGTGCGCGGCGGCGCGGAGCTGAGAGACCGCCGAATCTCGATGCTCGAGGCCCTGGGAGCTTCACCTGCAGCGCGCCTGCTGGTGGTCACCGGTGAAGCTGCGGCCCCTGTGCTAGCGGGCTCGCTCCTGGCAGCAGCCGCTGCGTGGGCCACGACCCTGTGGGACACCGCCCTTCCCTTCACCAGATACACCGTCTCAGCCGGTGATGTGGCTTCACTGCGCATATGGATGCCCCTGCTGATCCTTGCCGCGGCCACCCTCGTCCTGGGGATCAGCGCGCTGCGCTACGCGATTCCCCCCAAGCGAACCACCACCCGCCCACAGCAGACCAGAGCCACGCCCGGACGGACGGTATCGGTGCTGTCCGCGATCGGGTCCTCCCTGTGCCTGTACGGAACGTGGCGGGCAGACGGCCCGGGACGGGTCGTCTTCTTCTTCGGAGTCATCCTCGTACTCGCAGTCCTCCCCGTCCTTGCCGGACGTCTGTCAGGCTCTCTCGGGGCGGCGATCGCCTCGCATTCCCTCCGCAGAGGCGACGCGGCAGGACTCATCGCCGGCCGGTGGCTCGCCGCCAGACCCGTCGTCCTCGCCGTACTCAGTGCGGCAATGATTGTGGGGCTCGGCCTCACGACCCTGGGCCAAGTCGTCACCAGCCAGCTCGAAGGCCCGGAAATCGTCGCCAAGCGCCTGGCCGGCGTAAACAACCGCAACGCCGTCCTGATCAAGGCATCAGGCGATCCATCCCGCTTCGACCAGCTCCGCCAGCAGCTCCCAGGCCATCCCACAGCCCTCATCTATCGCGAGGGCGGCCGCACAACCCTGTCTGCCGACTGCAACTCACTGGCATTCTTTGGAACACTCACCACCTGCCCCACGGCTGTCACAGAGCTGACTGGCGCAATACCGACCGTTGAGACCACGCCCCGCACAGCACTGGCAGTACTCGGCCTCTCACCGGACATGGTGAGCATCACCACCCAACGCCCAAACATCACCGACCCCGCAAACGTCTCCCTCGTGGTCTTCAACACCTCAGGCGCAATCGGAGCCGATCAAATCTGGGATGCCGCCTACCGGACGCTGGGCTTCCCCATGCTTGACGTGCCGGTGGAGTCCGGGATGCTAGGCGCGCAAGCCCGAAGCGACTACGTCAAGTGGGTCCTGGACGCCGCACTGATCGGCTTGCTTGCCTTAGTCCTCGCGGGAATCGTGGGTGCAGCCTCCGTATTCGACGACCAGGCGCGAAGCCTCGGCCCCGTGGCCTCGTTCCGAAGCGACAGAAACTTCTACCTCAGGGTGGCCCTCTGGAACCTCTCCGTTCCCCTCGCTGTCGTGGGAGCAGGCGCAGGAGTGGCTACGTACCTACTCGGCCAGATGCTGCTCTCCATCGGCGACGGAGGCGAACTCTCCGCCGGACTCGTGGCCGCCGGCTCCCTCAGTATCGCCATCGGCGGTGTCATCATCGCCGTCATATGCGCTGAGATCGCGACACGCCGAAGCCGAATCTGGCGCCCGACAAACGACTGA